A window from Erythrobacter sp. YJ-T3-07 encodes these proteins:
- the def gene encoding peptide deformylase: MAIREILEVPDPRLKTVSQPVEAGEFDDDLRTLVDDMFETMYAANGIGLAAIQVGVPKRILVIDLQPEDPDAEPIECDHDGHKHTHPATKKEPRVFINPEILEPNEELATYQEGCLSVPDIYADVDRPATCTVRWKDLDGKEHTEAMEGLLATCIQHEMDHLEGILFIDHLSRLKRQMALKKLKKLRVAA, translated from the coding sequence ATGGCTATCCGCGAAATCCTTGAAGTGCCGGACCCCCGGCTGAAAACCGTCTCCCAGCCCGTTGAAGCGGGCGAGTTCGACGACGATCTGCGCACCCTCGTCGACGACATGTTCGAGACGATGTACGCCGCCAACGGCATCGGCCTTGCGGCGATCCAGGTCGGCGTGCCCAAGCGCATCCTCGTGATCGACCTGCAGCCCGAAGACCCGGACGCAGAGCCGATCGAGTGCGACCATGACGGGCACAAGCACACGCACCCGGCGACCAAGAAAGAGCCGCGGGTGTTCATCAACCCCGAAATTCTCGAACCGAACGAGGAGCTGGCGACCTATCAGGAAGGCTGCCTCTCGGTCCCCGACATCTACGCCGACGTCGATCGCCCCGCGACCTGCACCGTCCGCTGGAAGGATCTCGACGGTAAGGAACATACCGAGGCGATGGAGGGCCTGCTCGCCACCTGCATCCAGCACGAGATGGACCACCTCGAAGGCATCCTGTTCATCGACCACCTCAGCCGCCTCAAGCGCCAGATGGCGCTTAAGAAGCTCAAGAAGCTGCGGGTTGCGGCTTAA
- a CDS encoding four-helix bundle copper-binding protein, producing the protein MSIKEMISEHPSVGADYNEQLAEAVKHAMYCAAICNSCVDACNAEEGDMSECIRKCSDCSDICQAVSTVAARRTHGNTAVIKSLLEACILACKVCAEECAKHDNPHCKRCEKMCRECMEDCVKALQGMVAAA; encoded by the coding sequence ATGTCGATCAAGGAAATGATCAGCGAGCACCCGTCCGTCGGGGCCGATTACAACGAGCAGCTGGCCGAGGCGGTGAAGCACGCGATGTATTGCGCGGCGATCTGCAATTCGTGCGTCGATGCGTGCAATGCAGAAGAAGGCGACATGTCCGAATGCATCCGCAAATGCTCGGACTGCTCGGATATCTGTCAGGCGGTCAGCACGGTTGCCGCGCGGCGAACGCATGGCAACACGGCGGTCATCAAGTCGCTGCTCGAGGCCTGCATCCTCGCCTGCAAGGTCTGCGCGGAGGAATGCGCGAAGCATGACAACCCGCACTGCAAGCGCTGCGAGAAGATGTGCCGCGAGTGCATGGAAGACTGCGTGAAGGCGCTTCAGGGCATGGTTGCGGCGGCGTAA